Part of the Salmo trutta chromosome 5, fSalTru1.1, whole genome shotgun sequence genome is shown below.
cgctaaccttatcacagggactttgaagcactaacttacatcatctgcatgctgatcttggaataaattgacgatagcaaagattccatctttgacaaggccacataaatggaataattactagctagcttaatagttaatatttgcgcgctagctctgcatattcagctagtgtgtgtgcgcgattgactggattaacctcacgtcagttacgttcattgagtgcctttcagacagtggatacgacccctctgttaccttgccaactaaggaactggcagtggatcaaaccattgtgaggcaaagggtggggggggtcgcaatcttttgaaacttaaaaacgcgctattaagtgtctataatcagcacaattgctttcattgcgtattattaatattatttaaatgacatagttatgtttcagtgatatattgggggggacaaatcatatttttcccaggatgggggggtcgtgtcccccccgggatttccgcccctggtgtACTCGTCATTCAAAtccaatcaaactttatttacatACAATGTTTTATGACAATTTATGATAGATCTATTCATCTGAGAGACACAGTATGAATGGTCTGGAGTTGCTCTCCTTTCCTAAGAGTGTTGTCCACATCCTGTCTTTTCATTCCCATCTTCTGACTGAAGATTTTCTttcttctgtctgtttctctctctttgtggaTATTGTCCATATGCTTCAGCAGATGAGTCTTCTGAGTGAATCTTTTACCACAGACTGAGCAGCcatgttgtttctctcctgtgtgagtcagtatGTGCAAGTTCAGGTTTCCCTTCCGATTGAACATTTTCCCACAGTCTctacagctaaatggtttctctcctctATGAATGCGTATATGTTTAGTAAGGTGCTCCTTGcgattgaagcttttcccacagtcaccacaactaaagtgtttctctcctgtgtgagtctgtCTATGCTTAGTTAGGTGCTCCTTGCGATTGAAGGTTtttccacagtcaccacagctaaatggtttctctcctgtgtgaatatTCATGTGCCTGGACAGATGTCCTTTTTGTTTGAAGGTCTTGCCACAAAAGGGACATGTGCAGGGTTTCCCACCGTGACAGAGTTGGACATGGGCCTTCAGTTTACAGGTGGAGTTGTAGCGTTCACTTAGGCTCTTCTTGGTGAGAGTCACATGCCTCTGCAGGTCAGCTTCCACAGCTTTTCTGGACATGATGTTGGGCTTGGAACGATGTTTCTCCATTGGTCGATTGAGATCCAAAGGCGGGCTCGGATCCAATAGTGGACTGCTGTAAAGTCCTACTGGGTTAATTCTTACAGCTGAGCTGTGGCTTGATGCATTGTTTGGATTATCTGGGGAGTCACAGTGAATGTCGAGACCCTTTAGATGGGCCACAGTGCCAAAAGATGTGAGATACATTGGTTTAGgttcactctctctgttctccacagTCTGGGTTTGGGGAAGAGTCAGGAACCAAAGATGGTCctcctgatcacattcacttttCACAGAAGTTGAAGGGAATATGGAGTGTTTGGTATGAAAGAGCCCTTGAAGCTGttcttcctcctgactggtcctgacttcctcctgttcctctttaatctgtATGGTCTCTGGGTCCTCCTGCCCCAGACTGGGActccactcctgctcacagtgctgctgctcagggggaacctcctcttcagagacagaGAACTGCAGGGAGTCTGGAGGGAAGGAATGGAGGAGCAGAGGTTACCTATACAGCCGTTagacaagtaagcatttcactgttagtctacacctgttgtttactaaACATGtggcataacatttgatttgagggttggggtcaatttgaaTTTAAGCCCGTAAATTCAATATAAAG
Proteins encoded:
- the LOC115194677 gene encoding zinc finger protein 37-like, translated to MSKLQSFHVFLNERLTAAAVDIFGEVEKTVVEYQEENDRLRRLLRRTPEIQLCRIESLQLSVSEEEVPPEQQEWSPSLGQKDPETTQIKEEQEEVRTSQEEEQLQGVEPDIIEFIFTPPCVKSECDQEDPRQEAILAEHPTLSPLKMSKLQSFREFLNERLTAFAAVEISGEFAKAVAEYQEENDLLRRLLEITPEIKLCRIDSLQFSVSEEEVPPEQQHCEQEWSPSLGQEDPETIQIKEEQEEVRTSQEEEQLQGLFHTKHSIFPSTSVKSECDQEDHLWFLTLPQTQTVENRESEPKPMYLTSFGTVAHLKGLDIHCDSPDNPNNASSHSSAVRINPVGLYSSPLLDPSPPLDLNRPMEKHRSKPNIMSRKAVEADLQRHVTLTKKSLSERYNSTCKLKAHVQLCHGGKPCTCPFCGKTFKQKGHLSRHMNIHTGEKPFSCGDCGKTFNRKEHLTKHRQTHTGEKHFSCGDCGKSFNRKEHLTKHIRIHRGEKPFSCRDCGKMFNRKGNLNLHILTHTGEKQHGCSVCGKRFTQKTHLLKHMDNIHKERETDRRKKIFSQKMGMKRQDVDNTLRKGEQLQTIHTVSLR